A single genomic interval of Helianthus annuus cultivar XRQ/B chromosome 6, HanXRQr2.0-SUNRISE, whole genome shotgun sequence harbors:
- the LOC110944846 gene encoding uncharacterized protein LOC110944846 gives MIFQIKQRDDESLRAFIERYKKEGLTYVGADEKMRVAGFMNAITSKYLTRDFNKSLPKTLEEALERAEAHIRGEEAVDIKEQRKRGSGWRSNSPARKRGNFNSNDRRPKGSDPRRSEVRNPSSREKGISFTPLTKTPQEILATEEVKQNFRPPRPLPKSRKNENSTQYCEFHEEKGHHTNDCFQLTKRIEEAVKSGELAHLVKGVQDKMAEGKG, from the coding sequence AtgatcttccagataaaacaacgtgatgatgaaagtcTTCGAGCGTTCATTGAACGATACAAAAAGGAAGGTCTGACTTATGTAGGGGCAgacgagaaaatgagagtggctgGTTTTATGAATGCCATAACCTCTAAATAtctcacaagagatttcaacaaatccctgCCCAAAACCCTGGAAGAGGCCCTTGAAAGGGCCGAAGCTCACATCCGGGGAGAGGAGGCTGTAGACATTaaggaacaaaggaaaagaggatccgGCTGGCGAAGCAATAGCCCAGCTAGAAAAAGGGGAAACTTCAACTCCAATGACAGGCGgccaaagggttcagaccctcgaaggtcTGAAGTCCGGAACCCTTCAAGCAGAGAAAAAGGCATAAgtttcacacccctcacaaagacccctcaagaaatccttgcAACAGAAGAAGTTAAACAAAACTTTCGGcctcccaggcctctccccaaaagcagaaaaaacgAGAACTCCACCCAATACTGTGAGTTCCACGAAGAAAAAGGTCACCACACCAATGACTGCTTCCAACTCACGAAAAGAATAGAAGAGGCTGTCAAATCCGGAGAACTCGCTCATTTGGTAAAAGGAGTCCAagacaaaatggctgaaggaaaagggtaa